Proteins from a single region of Streptomyces griseiscabiei:
- a CDS encoding sodium:solute symporter family protein, with the protein MADAAMTATFLAVIGGASLLAVTARRLRPTDRLPSLEGWALADRSLGPVWTWLLLGGTIFTAYTFTAVPGLAYGNGAPAFFAVPYTVIVCPLAFVLLTRLWEVARRHGYVTAGDFVRGRYGSAPLALVVALTGILATMPYLALQLLGIRAVLTAGGLYPKGAAGDLVMVALFAGLAVATYRHGLRAPAVISALKAVAVFVSLTAVCWLVLERFGGPGAVFGGAAARLSGTGVEDSALLLAPEQQPAYATLALGSALALLMYPHVLTAGFAADGPRTVRKVAVALPAWTGLLALFGFLGIAALASGVRAPEGGAEAAVPMLVDRLMPEPLAGLVFGAITVGALVPAAVMSIAAATGFVRNVYVEYFQPTATPKRQVRIAKVVSLTAKVGAVAFVFGLRDQDAINLQLLGGVWILQIFPAVAVGLFTGRLHPRALLAGWGVGMVTGTFLVVREGFSSIVLLGGGSLEIYAGLLALLLNLTVAVVGTTVLERLGVPRGADLTDLPSRLTVRRRPETGASNP; encoded by the coding sequence ATGGCGGACGCTGCCATGACCGCGACGTTCCTCGCCGTGATCGGCGGAGCGTCGCTGCTCGCCGTCACCGCGCGCCGGCTGCGTCCCACCGACCGGCTGCCCTCGCTGGAGGGCTGGGCGCTCGCCGACCGGAGCCTCGGCCCGGTCTGGACCTGGCTGCTGCTGGGCGGCACGATCTTCACCGCGTACACCTTCACCGCCGTGCCCGGGCTGGCGTACGGCAACGGGGCGCCCGCCTTCTTCGCGGTCCCGTACACGGTGATCGTCTGCCCGCTGGCCTTCGTGCTGCTCACCCGCCTGTGGGAGGTGGCCCGGCGGCACGGCTATGTGACGGCCGGGGACTTCGTGCGCGGGCGCTACGGTTCGGCGCCGCTCGCCCTGGTGGTGGCGCTGACCGGGATTCTCGCGACGATGCCCTATCTGGCCCTGCAACTGCTCGGCATCAGGGCGGTGCTCACGGCCGGGGGCCTCTATCCGAAGGGCGCGGCCGGTGATCTGGTGATGGTCGCGCTGTTCGCGGGGCTCGCGGTGGCGACGTACCGGCACGGGCTGCGGGCGCCCGCCGTGATCTCGGCGCTGAAGGCGGTGGCCGTCTTCGTGTCGCTGACCGCCGTGTGCTGGCTGGTGCTGGAACGGTTCGGCGGTCCCGGCGCGGTCTTCGGCGGGGCGGCGGCGCGGCTGAGCGGCACCGGCGTCGAGGACTCCGCCCTTCTGCTGGCCCCCGAGCAGCAGCCCGCCTACGCCACTCTCGCGCTCGGCTCGGCGCTCGCCCTGCTGATGTATCCGCACGTCCTGACCGCCGGGTTCGCCGCCGACGGGCCGCGCACGGTCCGCAAGGTGGCCGTGGCGCTGCCCGCCTGGACGGGACTGCTGGCCCTGTTCGGTTTCCTCGGCATCGCGGCGCTCGCCTCCGGGGTGCGGGCGCCCGAGGGCGGTGCCGAGGCGGCCGTGCCGATGCTGGTGGACCGGCTGATGCCGGAGCCGCTGGCCGGACTGGTGTTCGGCGCGATCACCGTGGGCGCGCTGGTCCCGGCGGCCGTGATGTCGATCGCCGCCGCCACCGGCTTCGTCCGCAATGTGTACGTCGAGTACTTCCAGCCCACCGCCACGCCCAAGCGGCAGGTCCGCATCGCCAAGGTGGTCTCGCTGACCGCGAAGGTGGGGGCGGTGGCGTTCGTGTTCGGGCTGCGCGACCAGGACGCCATCAACCTCCAGCTCCTCGGCGGGGTGTGGATCCTGCAGATCTTCCCGGCGGTCGCGGTCGGCCTGTTCACCGGGCGGCTGCATCCCCGGGCGCTGCTCGCCGGGTGGGGGGTCGGCATGGTGACCGGCACGTTCCTGGTGGTGCGCGAGGGCTTCTCGTCCATCGTGCTCCTGGGCGGCGGCTCGCTGGAGATCTACGCCGGTCTGCTCGCCCTGCTGCTCAATCTGACCGTCGCCGTCGTCGGCACCACGGTCCTCGAACGGCTCGGCGTCCCGCGCGGCGCCGACCTGACCGACCTACCGTCCCGCCTGACCGTCAGGCGGCGCCCCGAGACGGGAGCGAGCAACCCGTGA
- a CDS encoding SigE family RNA polymerase sigma factor, producing the protein MRRRQHIRVPVSPAASAPLPPAASTPVPPAAPEPVTAAEPLGRVPAPGSGEPFVPNPALPPGALGDPADVEREAGVARLFELHYSSMLRLAVLLGADDPENVVAEAYYQIYRKWRRLRDAEAAEAYLRSTVCNLTRMRIRHLQVVRRHVETPPDESVASAESTALLHDDQRVLIGALQQLPARQREALVLRHWLGLKESEIAAAMGISCGSVKTHTARGLAALTQAMEARR; encoded by the coding sequence GTGAGACGCAGACAGCACATACGTGTGCCGGTGTCCCCGGCGGCTTCGGCGCCGCTGCCTCCGGCGGCTTCGACACCGGTTCCGCCGGCGGCCCCTGAGCCGGTGACCGCCGCCGAGCCGCTGGGGCGGGTGCCTGCCCCGGGCTCCGGTGAGCCCTTCGTCCCGAACCCCGCCCTGCCGCCGGGCGCCCTCGGCGATCCCGCCGATGTGGAGCGCGAGGCGGGTGTCGCCCGGCTGTTCGAGCTGCACTACTCCTCGATGCTGCGGCTCGCGGTGCTGCTGGGCGCGGACGACCCCGAGAACGTGGTGGCGGAGGCGTACTACCAGATCTACCGCAAGTGGCGGCGCCTGAGGGACGCCGAGGCGGCGGAGGCGTATCTGCGGTCGACCGTCTGCAATCTGACCCGGATGCGGATACGCCACCTCCAGGTCGTCCGCAGACATGTGGAGACCCCGCCGGACGAGTCGGTCGCGTCCGCCGAGAGCACGGCCCTGCTCCACGACGACCAGCGAGTGCTGATCGGCGCGCTCCAGCAACTGCCCGCCCGGCAGCGGGAGGCCCTGGTGCTGCGGCACTGGCTCGGGCTGAAGGAGAGCGAGATCGCGGCCGCGATGGGGATCTCCTGCGGCTCGGTCAAGACCCACACCGCACGCGGCCTCGCCGCCCTGACCCAGGCGATGGAGGCCCGGCGATGA
- a CDS encoding glycoside hydrolase family 15 protein encodes MHPHIEDYALIGDHQTAALVSRRGSVDWLCLPRFDSAACFAALVGDEENGHWTIAPRDPGARPRRAYRHDSLVLDTEWETAEGTVRVTDLMPQRDRAPDVVRIVEGLSGRVTVRSTLRLRFDYGSAVPWMRRSDGHRVAVAGPDAVWLRSEPGVRSWSEDRATYAEFTVEPGEKVAFVLTWHPSHEPRPRLVDPYEALRSSLHDWRAWAARCRYTGPHRDTVVRSLITLKALTYAPTGGIVAAATTSLPEEIGGVRNWDYRHCWLRDSTLTLGALLSCGYQEEAGAWRDWLLRAVAGDPADLQIMYGLAGERRIPEHELPWLSGYEGSRPVRVGNDAVRQLQLDVYGEVIDSLFVARRSGLPDQPDMWRMQCALMEYLRTAWRKPDEGLWEVRGPRRHFTHSKVMCWVAADRAVRTLEDDPELTGGDLDGWRELRDEIHREVCARGYDAERNTFTQSYGSRELDAALLLIPLMGFLPPDDPRVVGTVDAIREELSHEGLVRRYSADHATSATTDVDGLPGGEATFLVCSFWMADALQLTGRTKEARELFDRLVGLVNDVGLLAEEYDPAAGRQLGNFPQAFSHVGLVGTALALFDGEEAG; translated from the coding sequence GTGCACCCCCACATCGAGGACTACGCCCTGATCGGCGACCACCAGACCGCCGCCCTGGTGAGCCGCCGCGGTTCCGTCGACTGGCTCTGTCTGCCCCGCTTCGACTCGGCCGCCTGCTTCGCCGCGCTGGTCGGTGACGAGGAGAACGGCCACTGGACGATCGCGCCGAGAGACCCCGGAGCCCGCCCCCGGCGCGCGTACCGGCACGACTCGCTCGTGCTGGACACCGAGTGGGAGACCGCCGAGGGCACGGTGCGGGTGACCGACCTGATGCCGCAGCGCGACCGCGCGCCCGATGTCGTACGGATCGTGGAGGGCCTGAGCGGCCGTGTCACCGTGCGCAGTACGCTGCGCCTCCGCTTCGACTACGGCTCGGCCGTCCCCTGGATGCGCAGGTCGGACGGCCACCGGGTGGCGGTCGCCGGCCCCGACGCCGTATGGCTGCGCAGCGAACCCGGGGTGCGGTCGTGGAGCGAGGACCGGGCCACGTACGCGGAGTTCACGGTCGAGCCGGGCGAGAAGGTCGCCTTCGTGCTCACCTGGCATCCCTCCCACGAGCCCCGGCCCCGTCTGGTCGACCCGTACGAGGCGCTGCGGTCGAGCCTCCACGACTGGCGGGCCTGGGCGGCGCGCTGCCGGTACACCGGCCCGCACCGGGACACCGTGGTCCGCTCCCTGATCACCCTCAAGGCGCTCACCTACGCCCCGACCGGCGGTATCGTCGCGGCCGCCACCACCTCCCTGCCCGAGGAGATCGGCGGGGTGCGGAACTGGGACTACCGCCACTGCTGGCTGCGCGACTCCACCCTCACCCTCGGCGCGCTGCTGTCCTGCGGCTACCAGGAGGAGGCCGGCGCCTGGCGCGACTGGCTGCTCCGCGCGGTGGCCGGCGACCCGGCCGACCTGCAGATCATGTACGGCCTGGCCGGTGAGCGCCGCATCCCCGAGCACGAGCTGCCCTGGCTCTCCGGCTACGAGGGCTCGCGGCCGGTCCGGGTCGGCAACGACGCCGTACGGCAGTTGCAGCTGGACGTGTACGGCGAGGTCATCGACTCCCTGTTCGTGGCCCGGCGTTCGGGCCTGCCCGACCAGCCGGACATGTGGCGGATGCAGTGCGCGCTGATGGAGTATCTGCGGACGGCCTGGCGGAAGCCGGACGAGGGGCTGTGGGAGGTACGCGGTCCGCGCCGCCACTTCACCCACTCCAAGGTGATGTGCTGGGTGGCCGCCGACCGGGCCGTCCGCACCCTGGAGGACGACCCGGAACTGACCGGCGGCGACCTCGACGGCTGGCGGGAGCTGCGCGACGAGATCCACCGCGAGGTCTGCGCGCGTGGCTACGACGCCGAACGCAACACCTTCACCCAGTCGTACGGCTCCCGCGAACTCGACGCCGCGCTGCTGCTCATCCCCCTCATGGGCTTCCTGCCGCCGGACGATCCCCGGGTCGTCGGCACGGTCGACGCGATCCGCGAGGAGCTGAGCCACGAGGGGCTCGTCCGCCGCTACAGCGCCGACCACGCCACCTCCGCCACGACCGATGTCGACGGGCTGCCGGGCGGTGAGGCCACGTTCCTCGTCTGCTCGTTCTGGATGGCGGACGCGCTGCAGCTGACCGGCCGGACGAAGGAGGCGCGCGAGCTGTTCGACCGGCTGGTGGGGCTGGTCAACGACGTGGGGCTGCTGGCGGAGGAGTACGACCCCGCCGCGGGCCGCCAGCTCGGGAACTTCCCGCAGGCGTTCAGCCATGTCGGTCTCGTCGGCACCGCCCTCGCCCTCTTCGACGGGGAGGAGGCAGGATAG
- a CDS encoding SDR family oxidoreductase, which produces MDLGLKDRVFIVTGATRGLGNAVARELVADGAKVVVTGREEESVTAAAAALGADAVGIAADNADPGAAGRLIAAAREHFGRFDGILISVGGPAPGFVADNTDEQWTTAFESVFLGAVRLARAAAEELGEGGVIGFVLSGSVHEPIPGLTISNGLRPGLAGFAKSLSDELGPRGIRVVGLLPARIDTDRVRELDGMSADPEATRAAHESRIPLRRYGRPEEFGRAGAFLLSPAASYLTGVMLPVDGGMRHGF; this is translated from the coding sequence ATGGATCTTGGGCTGAAGGACCGTGTCTTCATCGTCACCGGGGCGACCCGCGGACTGGGCAACGCGGTCGCGCGCGAACTCGTCGCCGACGGCGCGAAGGTGGTCGTCACGGGCCGCGAGGAGGAGAGCGTGACCGCGGCGGCGGCAGCGCTCGGGGCGGACGCGGTGGGGATCGCCGCGGACAACGCGGACCCCGGGGCCGCCGGGCGGCTGATCGCCGCCGCCCGTGAGCACTTCGGACGCTTCGACGGCATCCTCATCAGCGTGGGCGGGCCGGCGCCGGGGTTCGTCGCCGACAACACCGACGAGCAGTGGACGACCGCGTTCGAGTCCGTGTTCCTCGGGGCGGTCCGCCTGGCGCGCGCCGCGGCCGAGGAACTGGGTGAGGGCGGTGTCATCGGGTTCGTGCTGTCCGGGTCCGTGCACGAGCCGATTCCGGGGCTGACCATCTCGAACGGGCTGCGGCCGGGGCTGGCCGGGTTCGCCAAGTCGCTCTCCGACGAGCTGGGGCCGCGCGGCATCCGGGTCGTGGGGCTGCTTCCCGCCCGTATCGACACCGATCGGGTGCGGGAACTGGACGGGATGTCGGCCGATCCGGAGGCGACACGGGCCGCGCACGAGTCGCGGATTCCTCTGCGGCGGTACGGGCGGCCGGAGGAGTTCGGTCGCGCGGGGGCGTTCCTGCTGTCCCCGGCCGCTTCCTATCTGACCGGTGTGATGCTGCCGGTGGACGGGGGCATGCGGCACGGGTTCTGA
- the amaP gene encoding alkaline shock response membrane anchor protein AmaP, whose product MLRIVNRVLLGVVGLVLVVLGGAVLTVGLGVDPPSWWPYDGRHDVLLSDADRTRWRDSGWWWPTVIAVLAVLVLLALWWLTAVLRRHRLAEVLVDTGDGEGALLRGRALEGVLTTDAADADGVERAHARLTGRRNAPEARVRLVLQPHVDPGDALRTLTTEALAHAKESAGLAALPAEVRLRGAKHGAERVS is encoded by the coding sequence ATGCTGAGGATCGTCAACCGGGTGCTGCTCGGAGTCGTCGGACTCGTCCTGGTCGTGCTCGGCGGGGCCGTCCTGACCGTGGGGCTCGGTGTCGACCCGCCTTCCTGGTGGCCGTACGACGGCCGGCACGACGTGCTGCTGAGCGACGCCGACCGGACGCGCTGGCGGGACTCCGGCTGGTGGTGGCCCACGGTCATCGCCGTGCTCGCCGTCCTCGTCCTGCTCGCGCTGTGGTGGCTGACGGCGGTGCTGCGCCGCCACCGCCTCGCCGAGGTCCTCGTCGACACCGGCGACGGCGAGGGCGCCCTCCTCCGAGGACGCGCCCTGGAGGGTGTCCTCACCACCGACGCGGCGGACGCGGACGGCGTCGAACGCGCCCACGCCCGCCTCACCGGCCGCCGCAACGCCCCCGAGGCCCGGGTCCGCCTCGTCCTCCAGCCCCATGTGGACCCCGGCGACGCGCTGCGGACCCTGACGACGGAGGCACTGGCCCACGCCAAGGAGTCGGCGGGACTGGCGGCGCTTCCGGCGGAGGTCAGACTGCGCGGGGCCAAGCACGGTGCGGAAAGGGTGAGTTAG
- a CDS encoding DUF6286 domain-containing protein produces MSEPQRSEGTTRRLPVIDKSDDKSDDKTDDKTDDRTDDTAGHTAGGTTGGKAADRDPDQSASAADYDPPPVADGENGGEKRFWSARRVPAGILAVLLLGGAGLLLYDVVAVRADRPAMAWRRSLARELAERPLDDIWVLVGASVAVVLGVWLLVLAATPGLRDVLPMRRVHPQVRAGLHRGAAALALRDRAMEVSGVRSVRVRAGRKRVDVRAMSHFRELDEVRADLDDTLADGIRGLGLSRPPALSVHVRRPGRKG; encoded by the coding sequence ATGAGCGAACCCCAGCGCTCCGAAGGCACCACACGACGACTGCCCGTCATCGACAAGTCCGACGACAAGTCCGACGACAAGACCGACGACAAGACCGACGACAGGACGGACGACACGGCCGGCCACACGGCCGGTGGCACGACCGGTGGCAAGGCCGCCGACCGCGACCCCGATCAGTCCGCTTCCGCCGCCGACTACGACCCGCCGCCCGTCGCCGACGGCGAGAACGGCGGGGAGAAGCGCTTCTGGTCCGCGCGCAGAGTCCCCGCAGGCATCCTCGCGGTCCTGCTCCTCGGCGGTGCGGGCCTCCTCCTGTACGACGTCGTCGCCGTCCGTGCCGACCGGCCCGCCATGGCGTGGCGCCGTTCGCTGGCCCGGGAACTGGCCGAGCGCCCCCTCGACGACATCTGGGTGCTCGTCGGTGCCTCGGTCGCCGTCGTCCTCGGCGTCTGGCTGCTGGTGCTCGCCGCCACCCCGGGGCTGCGGGACGTCCTGCCGATGCGGCGCGTCCACCCCCAGGTACGCGCCGGACTGCACCGGGGCGCCGCCGCGCTGGCCCTGCGCGACCGGGCCATGGAGGTGTCCGGTGTGCGGTCCGTACGGGTCCGGGCGGGGCGCAAACGGGTCGACGTCCGCGCGATGTCCCACTTCCGGGAGCTCGACGAGGTACGGGCCGACCTGGACGACACGCTCGCCGACGGCATCCGGGGCCTCGGTCTGTCCCGGCCGCCCGCGCTGTCGGTGCACGTCCGCCGGCCCGGCCGGAAGGGGTGA
- a CDS encoding Asp23/Gls24 family envelope stress response protein yields the protein MTPVDSGRPTETKAVPAGGRGATRIADRVVAKIAAQAAREALVTPPPDSAPPNATVAVHHETAHIRVTIGLPYPSDIGGQCAAVRRHVTERVGTLAGMHVSEVAVQVERLHLTHAHDVAQGRTR from the coding sequence GTGACCCCGGTGGACAGTGGCCGTCCCACGGAGACGAAGGCCGTTCCGGCCGGTGGGCGTGGGGCGACGCGGATCGCCGACCGGGTGGTCGCGAAGATCGCCGCGCAGGCGGCGCGCGAGGCACTGGTGACACCGCCGCCGGACTCCGCGCCCCCCAACGCCACCGTCGCCGTCCACCACGAGACCGCGCACATCCGCGTCACGATCGGGCTCCCGTACCCCTCGGACATCGGTGGCCAATGCGCTGCGGTGCGTCGTCATGTCACCGAGCGGGTAGGGACGTTGGCGGGAATGCACGTATCGGAGGTGGCCGTCCAGGTGGAGCGGCTGCACCTGACGCACGCACACGACGTGGCTCAGGGGAGGACGCGATGA
- a CDS encoding Asp23/Gls24 family envelope stress response protein — protein MTDMTERNRTDKPDTTREPTQVGRKTTRRGGGDPAGRGRTTIADGVVEKIAGLAAREVVGVHAMGSGLSRTFGAVRDRVPGGAKSVTRGVKVEVGEVQTALDLEIVVDYGVSIIDVARDVRENVVAAVERMTGLEVVEVNIAVSDVKLPDEEDEEPDSRLQ, from the coding sequence ATGACTGACATGACGGAGCGGAACCGGACGGACAAGCCCGACACCACCAGGGAGCCGACGCAGGTCGGGCGGAAGACCACCCGGCGCGGCGGCGGTGATCCGGCGGGCCGGGGGCGGACGACCATCGCCGACGGCGTCGTGGAGAAGATCGCCGGGCTCGCCGCACGGGAGGTGGTCGGCGTCCACGCCATGGGCAGCGGACTGTCACGGACCTTCGGGGCCGTGCGGGACCGGGTGCCCGGCGGAGCCAAGTCCGTGACCCGGGGTGTGAAGGTCGAGGTCGGCGAGGTGCAGACCGCGCTGGACCTGGAGATCGTCGTCGACTACGGGGTGTCCATCATCGATGTGGCCCGTGATGTGCGCGAGAACGTCGTCGCGGCCGTCGAGCGGATGACCGGCCTGGAGGTCGTCGAGGTCAACATCGCGGTCAGCGATGTGAAGCTGCCCGACGAGGAGGACGAGGAACCGGACTCCCGGCTGCAGTGA
- a CDS encoding nucleopolyhedrovirus P10 family protein, producing the protein MTADGWTKAVRQQLGLGRVLPLGGPHDGAWITEAAAEAVLRRGATSLRGVSLGVLRIAPADPDDFPASPVSPASPETAVPAPPSALPPGPLRITADFAAAAGPTAEPFPALAARLRSVLSATARERLGLRVTEVDLRVTHLLADDEEEETATRPFPGPAPAAPAPPPTGDDENSRTAAAALAVPGVTRLTTALGGLVTTGPATGPALPRRHVRVELAVSQERRALDVAREVRAAVSEVLPDRPSVAVLVTAVGGQQTGR; encoded by the coding sequence ATGACGGCGGACGGTTGGACGAAGGCGGTACGCCAGCAGCTCGGGCTCGGCCGGGTTCTTCCCCTGGGCGGCCCGCACGACGGCGCGTGGATCACCGAGGCCGCGGCCGAGGCGGTGCTGCGCCGGGGTGCGACCTCGTTGCGCGGGGTCTCCCTGGGCGTCCTCCGCATCGCGCCGGCCGACCCGGACGACTTCCCCGCCTCTCCCGTCTCCCCCGCTTCCCCCGAAACCGCCGTGCCCGCTCCCCCGAGCGCCCTTCCGCCCGGCCCGCTCCGGATCACCGCCGATTTCGCCGCCGCCGCGGGCCCGACCGCCGAGCCCTTCCCGGCGCTGGCGGCCCGCCTGCGGAGCGTCCTGTCCGCCACCGCCCGGGAACGCCTCGGCCTGCGGGTGACCGAGGTGGATCTGCGGGTGACGCACCTGCTGGCGGACGACGAGGAGGAGGAGACGGCGACCCGACCGTTCCCCGGGCCGGCGCCGGCCGCCCCGGCACCGCCGCCCACCGGTGACGACGAGAACTCCCGCACCGCCGCCGCGGCCCTCGCGGTCCCCGGTGTCACCCGTCTCACCACCGCCCTCGGCGGCCTCGTCACGACAGGGCCCGCGACAGGGCCCGCCCTCCCCCGTCGCCATGTCCGCGTGGAACTGGCGGTGTCGCAGGAGAGACGGGCCCTGGACGTGGCACGCGAGGTACGCGCCGCGGTGAGCGAGGTCCTGCCGGACCGCCCGTCGGTGGCGGTGCTCGTCACGGCCGTCGGCGGACAGCAGACAGGTCGGTAG
- a CDS encoding enoyl-CoA hydratase/isomerase family protein translates to MASLEPLLDQDGVRLTVDDAIATVTLTNPAKRNAQSPALWRALEEAGRSVPGSVRVVVLRAEGKSFSAGLNRQMFTPEGIEGEPSFIDLARRDDAGLDATIAEFQEAFTWWRRSDIVSIAAVQGHAVGAGFQLALACDLRVVADDVQFAMLETSLGLVPDLTGTHPLVGLVGYARALEICLTGRFVQADEAQRIGLANLAVPVDQLDDAVRDLAAALVTAPRDAVIETKALLRGVAGRSYDEQRAAERAAQARRLRDLAGIGE, encoded by the coding sequence ATGGCTTCGCTCGAACCGCTGCTCGACCAGGATGGCGTACGGCTCACCGTCGACGACGCGATCGCCACGGTGACGCTGACCAATCCGGCCAAGCGCAACGCGCAGAGCCCCGCTCTGTGGCGGGCGCTCGAAGAGGCCGGACGGTCGGTGCCGGGCTCCGTCCGTGTGGTCGTGCTGCGTGCCGAGGGCAAATCGTTCTCCGCCGGGCTCAACCGGCAGATGTTCACGCCCGAAGGCATCGAGGGGGAGCCGTCGTTCATCGATCTCGCGCGCCGTGACGACGCCGGGCTCGACGCGACCATCGCCGAGTTCCAGGAGGCGTTCACCTGGTGGCGGCGCAGCGACATCGTGTCCATCGCCGCCGTGCAGGGACACGCCGTCGGTGCGGGCTTCCAGCTTGCCCTCGCCTGTGATCTGCGCGTCGTCGCCGACGACGTGCAGTTCGCCATGCTCGAAACCAGCCTCGGACTCGTGCCCGACCTCACCGGCACACATCCGCTGGTGGGCCTGGTCGGGTACGCCCGCGCGCTGGAGATCTGCCTCACCGGACGCTTCGTCCAGGCGGACGAGGCCCAGCGGATCGGCCTCGCCAACCTCGCCGTGCCCGTCGACCAGCTCGACGACGCCGTACGGGACCTCGCCGCCGCGCTGGTGACCGCCCCGAGGGACGCCGTGATCGAGACCAAGGCACTGCTGCGGGGCGTGGCGGGCCGCTCGTACGACGAGCAGCGGGCGGCGGAGCGGGCCGCGCAGGCGCGACGCCTGCGGGACCTCGCGGGCATCGGGGAGTAG
- a CDS encoding helix-turn-helix domain-containing protein: protein MAETLKKGSRVTGAARDKLAADLKKKYDSGASIRALAEETGRSYGFVHRMLSESGVTLRGRGGATRGKKAASA from the coding sequence GTGGCCGAGACTCTGAAGAAGGGCAGCCGGGTTACCGGCGCCGCGCGCGACAAGCTCGCGGCAGACCTGAAGAAGAAGTACGACTCCGGTGCGAGCATTCGGGCACTGGCCGAGGAAACCGGCCGCTCGTATGGCTTCGTACACCGGATGCTCAGCGAGTCGGGCGTCACGCTCCGAGGGCGTGGCGGCGCGACGCGGGGCAAGAAAGCCGCCTCGGCCTGA
- a CDS encoding ABC-F family ATP-binding cassette domain-containing protein codes for MISASAVELRAGARVLIESATFRIAKGDRIGLVGRNGAGKTTLTKCLAGEGLPAGGTITRSGEVGYLPQDPRTGDLDVLARDRILSARGLDVLIRKMRENEQRIANGQGGTREKALKQYERQETEFLTKGGYSAEAEAATIAAALNLPDRVLGQPLHTLSGGQRRRIELARILFSDADTLLLDEPTNHLDADSIVWLRDYLKTYRGGFIVISHDVDLVETVVNKVFYLDANRAEIDVYNMGWKLYQQQREADEKRRKRERQNAEKKAAALHSQADKMRAKATKTVAAQNMAKRADRLLAGLDAVRVSDKVAKLRFPEPAPCGKTPLTAEGLSKSYGSLEIFTDVDLAIDKGSRVVILGLNGAGKTTLLRLLGGVEKPDTGEVIEGHGLKLGYYAQEHETLDPERTVLENMRSASPDLDLVEIRKTLGSFLFSGDDVDKPAGVLSGGEKTRLALATLVVSSANVLLLDEPTNNLDPASREEILGALRTYKGAVVLVTHDEGAVEALQPERIILLPDGVEDLWGADYADLVALA; via the coding sequence GTGATCTCCGCCTCCGCCGTCGAGTTGCGCGCCGGCGCCCGCGTCCTCATCGAGTCCGCCACCTTCCGTATCGCCAAGGGCGACCGCATCGGTCTGGTCGGCCGCAACGGCGCGGGCAAGACCACCCTCACCAAGTGCCTGGCCGGTGAGGGCCTCCCGGCCGGCGGCACCATCACCCGCTCCGGCGAGGTCGGCTATCTCCCGCAGGACCCCCGCACCGGCGACCTCGACGTCCTCGCCCGCGACCGCATCCTCTCCGCGCGCGGCCTCGACGTACTGATCCGCAAGATGCGCGAGAACGAGCAGCGGATCGCCAACGGCCAGGGCGGCACCCGCGAGAAGGCGCTCAAGCAGTACGAGCGTCAGGAGACGGAGTTCCTCACCAAGGGCGGGTACTCCGCCGAGGCGGAGGCGGCCACCATCGCCGCCGCGCTCAACCTGCCCGACCGGGTGCTCGGCCAGCCGCTGCACACCCTCTCCGGCGGTCAGCGCCGCCGTATCGAGCTGGCCCGCATCCTGTTCTCCGACGCGGACACCCTCCTCCTCGACGAGCCGACCAACCACCTCGACGCCGACTCCATCGTGTGGCTGCGGGACTATCTCAAGACCTACCGCGGCGGCTTCATCGTGATCTCCCACGACGTCGACCTGGTCGAGACGGTTGTCAACAAGGTGTTCTACCTGGACGCCAACCGCGCCGAGATCGACGTCTACAACATGGGCTGGAAGCTCTACCAGCAGCAGCGCGAGGCCGACGAGAAGCGCCGCAAGCGCGAGCGGCAGAACGCCGAGAAGAAGGCCGCCGCGCTGCACTCGCAGGCCGACAAGATGCGCGCCAAGGCCACCAAGACCGTCGCCGCCCAGAACATGGCCAAGCGCGCCGACCGGCTGCTCGCCGGCCTCGACGCGGTCCGGGTCTCCGACAAGGTCGCCAAGCTGCGCTTCCCCGAGCCCGCGCCCTGCGGCAAGACCCCGCTGACCGCGGAGGGCCTGTCGAAGTCGTACGGCTCGCTGGAGATCTTCACCGATGTCGACCTGGCCATCGACAAGGGCTCCCGCGTCGTCATCCTCGGCCTCAACGGCGCCGGCAAGACCACCCTGCTGCGCCTCCTCGGCGGCGTCGAGAAGCCCGACACCGGCGAGGTGATCGAGGGCCACGGCCTCAAGCTCGGGTACTACGCCCAGGAGCACGAGACCCTCGACCCCGAGCGCACGGTCCTGGAGAACATGCGCTCCGCCTCGCCCGACCTGGACCTGGTCGAGATCCGCAAGACGCTCGGCTCGTTCCTGTTCTCCGGCGACGACGTCGACAAGCCCGCCGGGGTCCTCTCCGGCGGCGAGAAGACCCGTCTCGCGCTCGCGACCCTGGTGGTCTCGTCCGCGAACGTCCTCCTCCTCGACGAGCCGACCAACAACCTCGACCCCGCCAGCCGCGAGGAGATCCTCGGCGCGCTGCGCACCTACAAGGGCGCGGTCGTCCTCGTCACCCACGACGAGGGCGCGGTCGAGGCGCTCCAGCCGGAGCGGATCATCCTGCTGCCCGACGGCGTCGAGGACCTGTGGGGCGCCGACTACGCGGATCTCGTCGCGCTCGCCTGA